In Apis cerana isolate GH-2021 linkage group LG3, AcerK_1.0, whole genome shotgun sequence, the sequence aaatataatatatcaaatatatcatatttcatgaaaatttaaatgaaaatgttattcaaagacatttaataacatagaaactattttaagatattacaaatcacaaatattcatgagattcgtaaaaattaaatattatcagttACAATTCAAGAAGGTGTTTTTAACGCGCTATAGCGCTACTGCTTTACTCTTCTCGTTGTTGCGCAACGAGAAGTGCGCAGCGTCTCAGTGTGTGCAGAAAGGTAGAAGTGCGTTCGTAACATCATGTATCGTTGAAAAAAGTCTCATTTTTTCGCTAGTTACGTTATTTTTGCGAaagttacataaaaaaattctcatacGAAGAGCTTTATTGTGAAATAACTTAATAACAACGAAACAACGACGGATGACCGAAAACTTTTGGGAAACGTTACTTGGCTAACTCAAACAAAATGGCGACTATCCTTTTCTTGGCGGTACTGTTTACTTGACCATGAACATTATGTTTCTTTCAAAGTGTGACATTAAAGGTGTTgtgtatttaatttctttactattaattaatatcaatttaatttgatattcttaAAGAAACgtgtaatatttatcatctttaaaatttttataattgtgtaTCATAAAGCGTAGAATAGATAATAACGTGACAAACGTGAACGACACGATACTGTGTatcgcaatttttaattatttgttattttactttttcttaatttttcgtgatttctttgatatatatatcttaaaaaatttgttgtatTCAACTTATTTTGATGTCCTACCCGGCTTATACTGCACAGgatccaaatttaatttccatctAACCAGGAACGTGGCTGATTAATCGGAATTCTTGTTTATTCCTTCTGATATTCTCGATGCTTGTTCGAATGTTACTTCTCCCTTTGAAGggtatatataatctttctttcttctggaCACGATTCATTTGTGAGACAATTGCGGCACAATTGCTGTTTTTGACAAGACAACTTCATTAAAAGCAAATACTGCAacatttccattatttaaagaaagatgTCTAGCTCGTTTATTATTGAACCACAAGAAAGTGgattagaaaagaaagatgataCATTGATTATCATTGTTAATGATGATGGTACAATATCTGTTGATCAAGAAACTTTGCAGAGTTTAATCAGTAAGTTTACATTATAAACTCATTTGAGATTATTGGTTTTAGATAttgattattcatattaacttTTAGTGAATCAATCCAATGCAAATGTTAGTGTTGTTAGAGTAGGACAAGCAGAAACAGATACAGAAAATGGAGATATCACATTAACTGTTGATCCCCCAATGTTTACATCTACTGCAATAAATTCTGGTACATCTACTGATACAAATAGTTTGGTTGACCCTTTCATGGAAATGGATCCAGAACAATTGGAACGATTAGAAACAGCTTTGCAAAGTGAAGAGGCAAAACAAATTCTAGGAGAAAATGTTACAGCAATGCttggtattattatttttattttattttattttaattttttgcccTCAAAAACTCCACTATGAAGCTCTTaggtacaaaattttataaattatgcaaattgaattattttcatttcatcatatatgtaataattgattcaaataattaaataataattaatttgataattgataatttttaaataataatttaatttttaattaaatgattaattttttgattatgttTTTCAGATATGTTAACAGTAGAAGAACAACAAAACTCCATAAGATATAGTGTTAAATTAGATCATTGCTATACAAGTAGACTATCTCCTTCTGATCCAAAACCAAGAGATCCATTACCTGTTATTGATTCACCTACTTCTGATGATGGTTTACAATATGGGCGTCAACATTCACCTGCTCCTGGAACATCAAAAATGTCATCGCCTATTGGCGATACTGAGAATACAGTcacaataaaatcaaaaactaTTGTAAAAACTGTAagtctataattaaatttttacaatttttatttagtaataaaaacTGAATGCattcatcattatattatttattttagggTAAACCAGTTGGTCGACcacgaaaaaattttcctgCAACATCTACTTCtctttctaataattcaaaatcaatcaatataaCAAGCACGCCTAAATCTGTTGGACATccaatttcaagaaatttaacaGGTGTGATGCAACAAGGAATTGGAAAAAGTAATCATACCAtagcatttattaatttatattatattaatataaatttattaatttatattaaaattaacattatgaTACTTTTTCAACTAGATCAAGGAAAATCTAATGATGAGGATGATGATGAATTAATGTCATCAACTGAATCATCAGATTCAGAACCACCATCTGATAATGATTCAGATTTTGGTCCAAGAGGTCCTAGAAGAGGTGGTGTAAGAGCTAGAGGTGGTAGAAAAGGACTTACTACTAGAGGAGGAAGTATGGTAGCTACACGTAGAAGAGGTCCTAATAAACAAATGGATATGGAACAAGTTCGTCGATTGGATATGGAAATGGCTGCTGCTGTGAATGCTATGAAAAGTCCTGAAAAGGATGAAAAGTCAGGTATaagaagtaattattttttttatataaatttttatataatttaatataaaatttattcataataaattgaaaataactttattttttcttttcctaggAGGATTTGGTCTCGTTAGAGGTAAAAGACAGCTTAAAAGTACTATTGCCcggaaaaaagaggaatcgCAACATGTTGAATCACCTTCAATAATGAATGAAGATATTTCAGTTAATTTTGACAAACCATTGCAAACGACGAATCAAGTTAAAGCGAATTTGATTAATGCTAATATGATTAAAGGTGATATGATTCTTACAAAACCTGGACAAGGAAGAACTAATCAAAAAGTTACTTTTGTACAAAAGCAAGTGCTTATGAAGCCAAatgatcttaaaaatattgacatAAAGAAACAGATGATTCTTcccaaaggaaaatatttgaatcaaactggaacgaaattttttgcAACCAAAGATGGTAAACTGGTTCAAATACCTGTCACTGCTAAAAGTATAACATCAAATATATCAGTTACTCAAATGAAAGGAACAATACCGCAAGTATCGTCAGCACAACAATCTACAATGATACAGAATCAAACATTAAATATGCAACATCAGCAATCAGCAAAAATAACATCGCCTGGtactatttcaaaaataaaatcttgtgatttgaagaaagagaaaagaaaacttgATGGTTcagaaattgttataaaaacagaaatagaTTCTGGTAAAATATCAGAGAATAAGATTTTTGatggttaataatttttttttaataatattttatcaattactttatatatgattatatatgactacaaatatataaaaaaatatcaatttatttttaggcaCGAAAAAAcatccaaaaaaagaaaatcgcaaATCGCCAGCATATATGGTAGACAATCTGGGTCCTGCATTATTTTCAACTCCAGATATTATTCGTCGTGTCGGTTCGAATAATGATTCGAAAGTTCAGGAAAATGTAGTGACATCATTGATTTCTACGACATCATCTACAGTTGTTGTTTCCTCTGGAAGTGGAAATTCTCTTACACATGTAACACATTTATCATCAACACCTTCGCCATCAACATCGTCTATAACATCAAATCGTGCCggtttgtatacatatatatttgtgcatactttaaaaagtttgtataattgaaattatcatttaaaatttgtaatcaaaGGTACTGTTTCTATGTCTTCCGATCGAGTTATAAATACTGAAACTTCAAATGCTatagaaaaacaagaaaatggTGATTGTTTGGTACAAAATCACGAAATGGAATCTAAATCAAGTATAAAATCTAATGTCTCAGAAGAATTACAGCCAAGCTTGGATTCAGGTAATTACTACTTCTAAAGATATTGgcaattattgaatttcttaTACTTATTGAAGtatatattgaattcatttttaggTGGTATAGAAGGCGAAGAACATTTACTAGCTACATTGGAAATGGAAGCTAGTAAACatgaagaagaattattagctgaagcattattattacaagaaGAACTTGGAGTTGACTTAGCTGaacatgtattaaaatttttatttttattagtaatagttttatatcaatatattatttaaagagcatatattttaaaaatttaaattaaaaatttaaatcatatttattttctttttatttttaacttttttttttattctctaattTTATAGACTACACTTGATCAAGGAGGAAATGTTGTGCCTGAATCATTAACATCAAATAATATGCTTATTCCTTCTTTAATTACATCTGAACAAGAAGGTGCTAAGCCATTAGATACTCCTACGGCAATAATTGTAACATCAACTATATCGAGCACAACGGTAGCTGGAATAACAACTAGTGCAAATACAAACACATCTAAAGAAACAGGAAAAAAGTCAGTAAAAGATGATAAAGAACCCATTCAAATTATTCGTGGTGGTCGAGTAATTACATTACCTCCTATCGAAGCACCAGCTACTAGGAGCAGACGATTACAAGTTAAAACAGAAtctattcaaaaatcatttgaaCCTGTTAAACGAACAGAAAAACTTGGGTatgtaaattacaaaattaaatacaaaaatgtaagttaaatacaaaaaattattattatttttaaattataatatttaatagttacaATGTGCAACAAAGGATTTCGCAATCTGTCAAACATGAAGTTCGTACAAATATAGATCAagatgaaaaaattcgaaatgaaattcaagATGAAGAAGATGACGCGGAAGAAGaagttgaagaagaagaagatgaagaggaagaagatttGGAAGAAAAAGATCCAAAACAAATTggagaagaagatgaagaagaagaggaagaagaagaagaagataattCGGATTCAGAAGATGATCCCGATAGACTTTGGTGTATATGCAAGCGACCTCATAATAATCGTTTTATGATTTGTTGCGATGTATGTGAAGATTGGTTTCATGGAAAGTGCGTACATGTTAGCAAAGCAAtgggtaagaaaaaaaaataaatgttatatttttttcgtgcaaataatataataatataaaatttatatatgttcttatgttatatttcttcttttttttgattttttttcttgcttaGGACAACAAATGGAGGAAAAGGGAATAGAATGGGTTTGTCCAAATTGTGCTAAAAAGAAGgacgaagaaataaaaacaaaactaAATACTCAAAATGCTTCAGGAAAGCAACGGATTCAATCTGATAATGTATTTGATAATCCAAAAAGTCTTACTTCTGTTAATCAGACTTCATTTAGTGAAGAAATATCACCTTTGATACATTCTAATTGTGATTATGGTAGTGTTCAATATTCTAGTGGTATGCAATGTGttgtttgtaaaaaagaaGCAAGAAATTCCAGCATTTATTGTTCTGATGCATGTATACTTGCACATGCTCAAGAAACATTGACCAAAGACAAACCAATACCAGGATCAACCACTAGCCCGAAAGGAACAAGATTATCACCTTTTGATTCTGCCTCAAAGCCAAAATCTGATACACGAGTTATTGTCTTTGAGAGAAAATCTGGAACAGTATTAACTGGTAAGCTaattctgtttattttttagattttaattaaatcttaattttaaaaaaaaatatatttttatttatgttattattattattttttaaggttCAGATGCTCCAACGAGATCAAATTTACGTTTATGGTTAAAGGAACATCCTACATTTGAAGTAGTTGGGACAAATAATCTTGGTACTCTACAAATAGGAAAAACGATCACAACTATTCAAAATACGCAAATATCCGCTAAAAcagtaagtataaaaatttttttttatttttctatttttttattaaatgtttaataaaattattttaagggAAAATCTGCATTATTATCACCTGGAAAAGGACAAAATCTTCCAAAAATGACGTATACAAAAGTACAAGGATCTAAACAAATGATTTTAACTACAGgaggtaaaaaaattacagtTATCTCCGGTGGACAACAGCCGCAAgtacaacaacaacaaattcAACCAACAAGTACAAAACCaatacaaattaaacaaaCGTTATTACCAACATCAAATAAAAGctctttattattgaaaaccaCAACGGCAAAATTGATTACTCAACCACAATCTAAACAACCAAATGCTGCATCACCAAAGCAAACACCAAATGTAAAGAAACAGGAATCAAAACAGGCAATTTTACAATCAAAACAACAACAAATCAAACCTAGTCCGCCAAAGAAACCTGAAACCGAACctataagattaaatatacgaaaaacTTTGACAGAATTGTTGTCTAGCCGCATAAAAGAAACTGAAGATTTAAAACTTACTGATGAAGAAATATCAGATTTAGCTTACAACATTGAACTAgagttgtataaatatttcaaagatacaGGAGCAAAATATAAAGCTAAATACAGAAGTCtcgtatttaatataaaagatacaaaGAATTTGACattgtttagaaaaattgCTGATAGATCATTAACGCCAGATGCAGTTGTAAGATTAAGTCCTGATGAAATGGCAAGTCAAGAATTAGCTGAATGGcgggaaaaagaaacaaagcaTCAGttagaaatgattaaaaagaacGAATTAGATCTAATGGCTCAAGCTAAATCTATTGTTGTTAAAACACATAAAGGtgaacaaataattgaaaatgatggTAGTATTGACCATGTTGATCCAAAAACTCCTGTACAAGATATTGTAACTGCACTAAATAATGCCGATAGTATAACTTCAACTGTGGATGATATGGAAAAAGATCTAGAAAGATCAaatgatgaagaaaaattaaaagttaaagaagATATGAAAAGATTAAGAAGCTTTGAtgataagagaaaaaaggataaagaaaaagataaagataaaggtagagagaaagaaaaggaaagagataaagaaaaggaaaggggaagagaaaaagagagtaaTCGTTCGAAGGCTTCAAACGATAGACGTGGTAGAAGTATCAGTAGAAGTAGACATAAACATAATAGAGATGACAGAGAACGCAGTAAAACTAGAGAAAAGagtagagaaagaaaatctcgagataaagaaagtaaacgtgaacgagaaaaagatcgcgataaagaaaaagaacgggATAGAGACAGAGATCGTGAACGATCCAGAACCAGAGATCGAGAGAAATCAAAGCTTCGTTcggaaagaaataatagagaaaagactaaacaaaaggaaaaagatagggagagagaaaaagaaaaagaacgacaTAGAAGCAATGAAAACAGTTCAAGAAATCGTAATAGTAGTTTCATTCATTGTGATTTGAAAGATGTTGATAAAAAGGACgacgaaaggaagagagagatagaaaagaaagaagaattatcaGGATTAAC encodes:
- the LOC108004098 gene encoding uncharacterized protein LOC108004098 isoform X4 → MSSSFIIEPQESGLEKKDDTLIIIVNDDGTISVDQETLQSLIMNQSNANVSVVRVGQAETDTENGDITLTVDPPMFTSTAINSGTSTDTNSLVDPFMEMDPEQLERLETALQSEEAKQILGENVTAMLDMLTVEEQQNSIRYSVKLDHCYTSRLSPSDPKPRDPLPVIDSPTSDDGLQYGRQHSPAPGTSKMSSPIGDTENTVTIKSKTIVKTGKPVGRPRKNFPATSTSLSNNSKSINITSTPKSVGHPISRNLTGVMQQGIGKNQGKSNDEDDDELMSSTESSDSEPPSDNDSDFGPRGPRRGGVRARGGRKGLTTRGGSMVATRRRGPNKQMDMEQVRRLDMEMAAAVNAMKSPEKDEKSGGFGLVRGKRQLKSTIARKKEESQHVESPSIMNEDISVNFDKPLQTTNQVKANLINANMIKGDMILTKPGQGRTNQKVTFVQKQVLMKPNDLKNIDIKKQMILPKGKYLNQTGTKFFATKDGKLVQIPVTAKSITSNISVTQMKGTIPQVSSAQQSTMIQNQTLNMQHQQSAKITSPGTISKIKSCDLKKEKRKLDGSEIVIKTEIDSGTKKHPKKENRKSPAYMVDNLGPALFSTPDIIRRVGSNNDSKVQENVVTSLISTTSSTVVVSSGSGNSLTHVTHLSSTPSPSTSSITSNRAGTVSMSSDRVINTETSNAIEKQENGDCLVQNHEMESKSSIKSNVSEELQPSLDSGGIEGEEHLLATLEMEASKHEEELLAEALLLQEELGVDLAEHTTLDQGGNVVPESLTSNNMLIPSLITSEQEGAKPLDTPTAIIVTSTISSTTVAGITTSANTNTSKETGKKSVKDDKEPIQIIRGGRVITLPPIEAPATRSRRLQVKTESIQKSFEPVKRTEKLGYNVQQRISQSVKHEVRTNIDQDEKIRNEIQDEEDDAEEEVEEEEDEEEEDLEEKDPKQIGEEDEEEEEEEEEDNSDSEDDPDRLWCICKRPHNNRFMICCDVCEDWFHGKCVHVSKAMGQQMEEKGIEWVCPNCAKKKDEEIKTKLNTQNASGKQRIQSDNVFDNPKSLTSVNQTSFSEEISPLIHSNCDYGSVQYSSGMQCVVCKKEARNSSIYCSDACILAHAQETLTKDKPIPGSTTSPKGTRLSPFDSASKPKSDTRVIVFERKSGTVLTGSDAPTRSNLRLWLKEHPTFEVVGTNNLGTLQIGKTITTIQNTQISAKTGKSALLSPGKGQNLPKMTYTKVQGSKQMILTTGGKKITVISGGQQPQVQQQQIQPTSTKPIQIKQTLLPTSNKSSLLLKTTTAKLITQPQSKQPNAASPKQTPNVKKQESKQAILQSKQQQIKPSPPKKPETEPIRLNIRKTLTELLSSRIKETEDLKLTDEEISDLAYNIELELYKYFKDTGAKYKAKYRSLVFNIKDTKNLTLFRKIADRSLTPDAVVRLSPDEMASQELAEWREKETKHQLEMIKKNELDLMAQAKSIVVKTHKGEQIIENDGSIDHVDPKTPVQDIVTALNNADSITSTVDDMEKDLERSNDEEKLKVKEDMKRLRSFDDKRKKDKEKDKDKGREKEKERDKEKERGREKESNRSKASNDRRGRSISRSRHKHNRDDRERSKTREKSRERKSRDKESKREREKDRDKEKERDRDRDRERSRTRDREKSKLRSERNNREKTKQKEKDREREKEKERHRSNENSSRNRNSSFIHCDLKDVDKKDDERKREIEKKEELSGLTGTSSEKSIEDRLWRHIEDEATTNTIDGNDSDLSDREPSSTVTIKTPDINDEIDREREQESTTIENETPKGGWQTVWRGFVNMVDVAKFFITAQEVSGHAKDLMDDLPDTVDVVGRISHETVWDYISKMKKTGSKEILVIRLTAANDEEKIPYITLYSYLNSRSRLGVVGNVSKNIKDFYIMPFSSQSTIPQVLLPLNGPGFEEHRPHLLLGIIVRNKRKRLAGITSSVPIKLSKKDTDRSYTPPLVSASKDKSNNTNTTMIAASVASTVTPTIPVSSSPSATGTSIYHKTIGNVNITESAKEKQHSVTQTTLDNLNRAHIGMSRSTLLDTATICKIVPELSSKIDLTSSPGKVPLEDDGDEPYSPGQMDEEEVDLDIRTSSTSASTATVPSISGSMGIDNTPLDNSIISSSKNSTELQRKMEELNRQIEEQKQQIQNISSSFLGESTSTLPGLGLDPPASDECEEAYSPSDTRSFTPPPPPGISKFTQPILDKVSNITIPPNLQEILANVKRQESSKIDPYLPSKPSATFLTTANSSIYQNSEKYSSPPSMKLSVGGSNKSNADKSSLEPVSSSHRESISKEKESKSTLSSLSDLDLIRKAEEELAAVAAASAVVTSGTMISENSVPSTSCTTPTVPTIISSPSLMPVSVNLSSSTIDSPTHEGTSYKNPFPETFKRNIAPEQPKPPGLEDEDFPPFPSTPPSVENNVSKTISSRSKFVPKSGIVLSVKRKVNDDSIAPCTPNKTQRVKSRWGQGPSESVD
- the LOC108004098 gene encoding uncharacterized protein LOC108004098 isoform X2, with the translated sequence MSSSFIIEPQESGLEKKDDTLIIIVNDDGTISVDQETLQSLIMNQSNANVSVVRVGQAETDTENGDITLTVDPPMFTSTAINSGTSTDTNSLVDPFMEMDPEQLERLETALQSEEAKQILGENVTAMLDMLTVEEQQNSIRYSVKLDHCYTSRLSPSDPKPRDPLPVIDSPTSDDGLQYGRQHSPAPGTSKMSSPIGDTENTVTIKSKTIVKTGKPVGRPRKNFPATSTSLSNNSKSINITSTPKSVGHPISRNLTGVMQQGIGKNQGKSNDEDDDELMSSTESSDSEPPSDNDSDFGPRGPRRGGVRARGGRKGLTTRGGSMVATRRRGPNKQMDMEQVRRLDMEMAAAVNAMKSPEKDEKSGGFGLVRGKRQLKSTIARKKEESQHVESPSIMNEDISVNFDKPLQTTNQVKANLINANMIKGDMILTKPGQGRTNQKVTFVQKQVLMKPNDLKNIDIKKQMILPKGKYLNQTGTKFFATKDGKLVQIPVTAKSITSNISVTQMKGTIPQVSSAQQSTMIQNQTLNMQHQQSAKITSPGTISKIKSCDLKKEKRKLDGSEIVIKTEIDSGKISENKIFDGTKKHPKKENRKSPAYMVDNLGPALFSTPDIIRRVGSNNDSKVQENVVTSLISTTSSTVVVSSGSGNSLTHVTHLSSTPSPSTSSITSNRAGTVSMSSDRVINTETSNAIEKQENGDCLVQNHEMESKSSIKSNVSEELQPSLDSGGIEGEEHLLATLEMEASKHEEELLAEALLLQEELGVDLAEHTTLDQGGNVVPESLTSNNMLIPSLITSEQEGAKPLDTPTAIIVTSTISSTTVAGITTSANTNTSKETGKKSVKDDKEPIQIIRGGRVITLPPIEAPATRSRRLQVKTESIQKSFEPVKRTEKLGYNVQQRISQSVKHEVRTNIDQDEKIRNEIQDEEDDAEEEVEEEEDEEEEDLEEKDPKQIGEEDEEEEEEEEEDNSDSEDDPDRLWCICKRPHNNRFMICCDVCEDWFHGKCVHVSKAMGQQMEEKGIEWVCPNCAKKKDEEIKTKLNTQNASGKQRIQSDNVFDNPKSLTSVNQTSFSEEISPLIHSNCDYGSVQYSSGMQCVVCKKEARNSSIYCSDACILAHAQETLTKDKPIPGSTTSPKGTRLSPFDSASKPKSDTRVIVFERKSGTVLTGSDAPTRSNLRLWLKEHPTFEVVGTNNLGTLQIGKTITTIQNTQISAKTGKSALLSPGKGQNLPKMTYTKVQGSKQMILTTGGKKITVISGGQQPQVQQQQIQPTSTKPIQIKQTLLPTSNKSSLLLKTTTAKLITQPQSKQPNAASPKQTPNVKKQESKQAILQSKQQQIKPSPPKKPETEPIRLNIRKTLTELLSSRIKETEDLKLTDEEISDLAYNIELELYKYFKDTGAKYKAKYRSLVFNIKDTKNLTLFRKIADRSLTPDAVVRLSPDEMASQELAEWREKETKHQLEMIKKNELDLMAQAKSIVVKTHKGEQIIENDGSIDHVDPKTPVQDIVTALNNADSITSTVDDMEKDLERSNDEEKLKVKEDMKRLRSFDDKRKKDKEKDKDKGREKEKERDKEKERGREKESNRSKASNDRRGRSISRSRHKHNRDDRERSKTREKSRERKSRDKESKREREKDRDKEKERDRDRDRERSRTRDREKSKLRSERNNREKTKQKEKDREREKEKERHRSNENSSRNRNSSFIHCDLKDVDKKDDERKREIEKKEELSGLTGTSSEKSIEDRLWRHIEDEATTNTIDGNDSDLSDREPSSTVTIKTPDINDEIDREREQESTTIENETPKGGWQTVWRGFVNMVDVAKFFITAQEVSGHAKDLMDDLPDTVDVVGRISHETVWDYISKMKKTGSKEILVIRLTAANDEEKIPYITLYSYLNSRSRLGVVGNVSKNIKDFYIMPFSSQSTIPQVLLPLNGPGFEEHRPHLLLGIIVRNKRKRLAGITSSVPIKLSKKDTDRSYTPPLVSASKDKSNNTNTTMIAASVASTVTPTIPVSSSPSATGTSIYHKTIGNVNITESAKEKQHSVTQTTLDNLNRAHIGMSRSTLLDTATICKIVPELSSKIDLTSSPGKVPLEDDGDEPYSPGQMDEEEVDLDIRTSSTSASTATVPSISGSMGIDNTPLDNSIISSSKNSTELQRKMEELNRQIEEQKQQIQNISSSFLGESTSTLPGLGLDPPASDECEEAYSPSDTRSFTPPPPPGISKFTQPILDKVSNITIPPNLQEILANVKRQESSKIDPYLPSKPSATFLTTANSSIYQNSEKYSSPPSMKLSVGGSNKSNADKSSLEPVSSSHRESISKEKESKSTLSSLSDLDLIRKAEEELAAVAAASAVVTSGTMISENSVPSTSCTTPTVPTIISSPSLMPVSVNLSSSTIDSPTHEGTSYKNPFPETFKRNIAPEQPKPPGLEDEDFPPFPSTPPSVENNVSKTISSRSKFVPKSGIVLSVKRKVNDDSIAPCTPNKTQRVKSRWGQGPSESVD
- the LOC108004098 gene encoding uncharacterized protein LOC108004098 isoform X3, giving the protein MSSSFIIEPQESGLEKKDDTLIIIVNDDGTISVDQETLQSLIMNQSNANVSVVRVGQAETDTENGDITLTVDPPMFTSTAINSGTSTDTNSLVDPFMEMDPEQLERLETALQSEEAKQILGENVTAMLDMLTVEEQQNSIRYSVKLDHCYTSRLSPSDPKPRDPLPVIDSPTSDDGLQYGRQHSPAPGTSKMSSPIGDTENTVTIKSKTIVKTGKPVGRPRKNFPATSTSLSNNSKSINITSTPKSVGHPISRNLTGVMQQGIGKNQGKSNDEDDDELMSSTESSDSEPPSDNDSDFGPRGPRRGGVRARGGRKGLTTRGGSMVATRRRGPNKQMDMEQVRRLDMEMAAAVNAMKSPEKDEKSGIRRGFGLVRGKRQLKSTIARKKEESQHVESPSIMNEDISVNFDKPLQTTNQVKANLINANMIKGDMILTKPGQGRTNQKVTFVQKQVLMKPNDLKNIDIKKQMILPKGKYLNQTGTKFFATKDGKLVQIPVTAKSITSNISVTQMKGTIPQVSSAQQSTMIQNQTLNMQHQQSAKITSPGTISKIKSCDLKKEKRKLDGSEIVIKTEIDSGTKKHPKKENRKSPAYMVDNLGPALFSTPDIIRRVGSNNDSKVQENVVTSLISTTSSTVVVSSGSGNSLTHVTHLSSTPSPSTSSITSNRAGTVSMSSDRVINTETSNAIEKQENGDCLVQNHEMESKSSIKSNVSEELQPSLDSGGIEGEEHLLATLEMEASKHEEELLAEALLLQEELGVDLAEHTTLDQGGNVVPESLTSNNMLIPSLITSEQEGAKPLDTPTAIIVTSTISSTTVAGITTSANTNTSKETGKKSVKDDKEPIQIIRGGRVITLPPIEAPATRSRRLQVKTESIQKSFEPVKRTEKLGYNVQQRISQSVKHEVRTNIDQDEKIRNEIQDEEDDAEEEVEEEEDEEEEDLEEKDPKQIGEEDEEEEEEEEEDNSDSEDDPDRLWCICKRPHNNRFMICCDVCEDWFHGKCVHVSKAMGQQMEEKGIEWVCPNCAKKKDEEIKTKLNTQNASGKQRIQSDNVFDNPKSLTSVNQTSFSEEISPLIHSNCDYGSVQYSSGMQCVVCKKEARNSSIYCSDACILAHAQETLTKDKPIPGSTTSPKGTRLSPFDSASKPKSDTRVIVFERKSGTVLTGSDAPTRSNLRLWLKEHPTFEVVGTNNLGTLQIGKTITTIQNTQISAKTGKSALLSPGKGQNLPKMTYTKVQGSKQMILTTGGKKITVISGGQQPQVQQQQIQPTSTKPIQIKQTLLPTSNKSSLLLKTTTAKLITQPQSKQPNAASPKQTPNVKKQESKQAILQSKQQQIKPSPPKKPETEPIRLNIRKTLTELLSSRIKETEDLKLTDEEISDLAYNIELELYKYFKDTGAKYKAKYRSLVFNIKDTKNLTLFRKIADRSLTPDAVVRLSPDEMASQELAEWREKETKHQLEMIKKNELDLMAQAKSIVVKTHKGEQIIENDGSIDHVDPKTPVQDIVTALNNADSITSTVDDMEKDLERSNDEEKLKVKEDMKRLRSFDDKRKKDKEKDKDKGREKEKERDKEKERGREKESNRSKASNDRRGRSISRSRHKHNRDDRERSKTREKSRERKSRDKESKREREKDRDKEKERDRDRDRERSRTRDREKSKLRSERNNREKTKQKEKDREREKEKERHRSNENSSRNRNSSFIHCDLKDVDKKDDERKREIEKKEELSGLTGTSSEKSIEDRLWRHIEDEATTNTIDGNDSDLSDREPSSTVTIKTPDINDEIDREREQESTTIENETPKGGWQTVWRGFVNMVDVAKFFITAQEVSGHAKDLMDDLPDTVDVVGRISHETVWDYISKMKKTGSKEILVIRLTAANDEEKIPYITLYSYLNSRSRLGVVGNVSKNIKDFYIMPFSSQSTIPQVLLPLNGPGFEEHRPHLLLGIIVRNKRKRLAGITSSVPIKLSKKDTDRSYTPPLVSASKDKSNNTNTTMIAASVASTVTPTIPVSSSPSATGTSIYHKTIGNVNITESAKEKQHSVTQTTLDNLNRAHIGMSRSTLLDTATICKIVPELSSKIDLTSSPGKVPLEDDGDEPYSPGQMDEEEVDLDIRTSSTSASTATVPSISGSMGIDNTPLDNSIISSSKNSTELQRKMEELNRQIEEQKQQIQNISSSFLGESTSTLPGLGLDPPASDECEEAYSPSDTRSFTPPPPPGISKFTQPILDKVSNITIPPNLQEILANVKRQESSKIDPYLPSKPSATFLTTANSSIYQNSEKYSSPPSMKLSVGGSNKSNADKSSLEPVSSSHRESISKEKESKSTLSSLSDLDLIRKAEEELAAVAAASAVVTSGTMISENSVPSTSCTTPTVPTIISSPSLMPVSVNLSSSTIDSPTHEGTSYKNPFPETFKRNIAPEQPKPPGLEDEDFPPFPSTPPSVENNVSKTISSRSKFVPKSGIVLSVKRKVNDDSIAPCTPNKTQRVKSRWGQGPSESVD